In Sorghum bicolor cultivar BTx623 chromosome 10, Sorghum_bicolor_NCBIv3, whole genome shotgun sequence, one genomic interval encodes:
- the LOC8065592 gene encoding glycine-rich cell wall structural protein 2, whose translation MGGKGGGGGGGKGGGGGGKGGGSGGGKGGGGGGGGKGGGSHSGGGGAGGSGKSGGGGGFAGHGGGGGGGAGKSGSGGGGGGMMKAPGGDGAYISRSGFESNPQGYFQGLNQGGGNK comes from the coding sequence ATGGGCGGTAAGGGCggcggaggtggtggtggcaagggcggcggcggcggcggcaagggtGGAGGTAGTGGTGGTGGCaagggcggtggcggcggcggcggtggtaaGGGAGGGGGCTCTCACTCCGGCGGGGGAGGCGCGGGCGGCTCGGGCAAGtcaggcggcggcggtgggttCGCCGggcatggtggtggtggtggtggtggtgcaggGAAGTCgggctccggcggcggcggcggaggcatgATGAAGGCGcccggcggcgacggcgcgTACATCTCCCGCTCCGGCTTCGAGTCCAACCCGCAGGGCTACTTCCAGGGCCTCAACCAGGGAGGAGGCAACAAGTAG
- the LOC8064957 gene encoding protein O-linked-mannose beta-1,4-N-acetylglucosaminyltransferase 2, with amino-acid sequence MTMKQPRGRQEPRRMGNAAMVVTMLVSLCVLTYIKARYCSNPFPKPAEELEVVEVDEDYDSTRYKLSGPIGEEDFDPSRPTCYNTSKRSERCAAVGDIRVDGNHSRIYISPLSREWKTKPYARLHDPVAMDDVREFTLVPFGPGSPNGTVVPPLCTRNHSVPGFLFSSGGFAGNLYHDYADVLVPLFASTHHFGGEVQFLLADIKDWWADKFKPLFRQLSRYDVIDVNNDREVHCFPRIVIGSTFHRAMGIDASRSPGGETVADFKRVLRRAFKLERAVASRSGAPRRKDRPRLLIISRKSSRRFVNERAMARAAAAAKFDVRIAEPDNHTDMPNFARLVNSADVMMGVHGAGLTNMVFLPSRAVLVQVVPFGGLEWLTRVTFKDPARDMDVTYMEYNVSLEESSLRDLYPEDHFYLKHPYDVHKKGWDAIKTVYLDKQNVRLNLTRFTRTLEQARDLLPSP; translated from the exons ATGACCATGAAGCAGCCGAGGGGCCGGCAGGAGCCGCGCCGGATGGGCAACGCCGCCATGGTCGTCACCATGCTCGTCTCCCTCTGCGTCCTCACCTACATCAAGGCGCGATACTGCTCCAACCCCTTCC CCAAGCCGGCGGAGGAGCTGGAGGTAGTGGAGgtggacgaggactacgacagcACGCGGTACAAGCTCTCAGGCCCCATCGGCGAGGAGGACTTCGACCCGTCCCGCCCGACCTGCTACAACACCAGCAAGCGCTCCGAGCGGTGCGCCGCCGTGGGCGACATCCGCGTGGACGGCAACCACTCGCGGATCTACATCAGCCCTCTGTCCCGCGAGTGGAAGACCAAGCCGTACGCGCGCCTGCACGACCCGGTGGCCATGGACGACGTCCGCGAGTTCACGCTCGTCCCCTTCGGTCCCGGCTCCCCCAACGGCACCGTCGTCCCGCCGCTCTGCACGCGGAACCACTCCGTCCCGGGTTTCCTCTTCTCCAGCGGCGGGTTCGCGGGCAACCTCTACCACGACTACGCCGACGTGCTGGTGCCGCTCTTCGCGTCCACGCACCACTTCGGCGGGGAGGTCCAGTTCCTGCTCGCCGACATCAAGGACTGGTGGGCCGACAAGTTCAAGCCCCTCTTCCGCCAGCTCTCCCGCTACGACGTCATCGACGTGAACAACGACCGCGAGGTGCACTGCTTCCCGCGGATCGTCATCGGCTCCACCTTCCACCGCGCCATGGGCATCGACGCGTCGCGGTCCCCCGGTGGCGAGACGGTGGCCGACTTCAAGCGCGTGCTCCGCCGCGCGTTCAAGCTGGAACGCGCCGTGGCGTCGCGGTCGGGGGCGCCCCGGCGCAAGGACCGGCCCAGGCTCCTCATCATCTCCCGCAAGAGCTCGCGCCGGTTCGTGAACGAGCGCGCCATggcgcgcgccgccgcggcggccaaGTTCGACGTGCGGATCGCCGAGCCGGACAACCACACGGACATGCCAAACTTCGCGCGGCTGGTGAACTCGGCGGACGTCATGATGGGCGTGCACGGCGCCGGGCTCACCAACATGGTGTTCCTGCCCAGCCGCGCCGTGCTGGTGCAGGTGGTGCCGTTCGGCGGGCTGGAGTGGCTCACCAGGGTCACCTTCAAGGACCCCGCCAGGGACATGGACGTCACCTACATGGAGTACAACGTGTCGCTGGAGGAGAGCTCGCTCAGGGACCTCTACCCGGAGGACCATTTCTACCTGAAGCACCCCTACGACGTGCACAAGAAGGGCTGGGACGCCATCAAGACGGTGTACCTGGACAAGCAGAACGTCAGGCTCAACCTCACCAGATTCACAAGGACGCTGGAGCAGGCACGAGATCTCTTGCCGTCGCCATGA
- the LOC8065591 gene encoding uncharacterized protein LOC8065591 produces the protein MCESSRGMAGHARPRRRAWPPIHWHCTTAISIQSRAFLPWLLPPCSAPSMNSCFLDRLDPIILGEQRACLSLSLSISTDLARTSLLHTRTVTWHTAVHPHISSLRPLHPKQPSGEQQGRPAMGKQATATALALLCVVLLAATAVDDAAAAASCNPSALSACSGALFGGAVTQGCCASLRAQQPCLCQYKRDPAYRGYVNGPVAQSVTRACGLPMMKC, from the coding sequence ATGTGTGAGAGTTCCAGAGGAATGGCTGGCCATGCACGCCCACGACGCAGAGCGTGGCCGCCCATACACTGGCACTGCACCACGGCGATCTCGATCCAGTCCAGAGCCTTCCTCCCCTGGCTCCTCCCTCCCTGCTCAGCTCCCTCCATGAATTCTTGCTTCCTCGACCGGCTCGATCCCATCATTCTTGGCGAGCAGCGCGcatgcctctctctctctctctctataagtACGGACCTCGCGCGCACCAGCCTACTTCACACACGTACAGTCACTTGGCATACAGCAGTCCATCCCCACATATCCTCTCTCCGGCCACTCCATCCGAAGCAACCGAGCGGAGAACAACAAGGCCGGCCGGCCATGGGCAAgcaggcgacggcgacggcgctgGCGCTGCTGTGCGTCGTGCTGctggcggcgacggcggtggacgacgcggcggcggcggcgtcgtgcAACCCGTCGGCGCTGAGCGCGTGCTCGGGCGCGCTGTTCGGCGGGGCGGTGACGCAGGGGTGCTGCGCGTCGCTGCGGGCGCAGCAGCCGTGCCTCTGCCAGTACAAGCGCGACCCCGCGTACCGCGGCTAcgtcaacggccccgtcgcgCAGAGCGTCACCCGCGCCTGCGGCCTCCCCATGATGAAGTGCTGA
- the LOC8064956 gene encoding uncharacterized protein LOC8064956, with protein MEGSFQLNPNASPFIPGSLGSFAHKAPEKQGGSSSKGEPSGSSFDPSQHEENDMDEVALANMVFSMFPNVSADFIDELLKANDFDINLTVDMLHELNSQDMLPDDAEAINDLPDDAEATNDLHNGQGVPDADKAVVSKSSRKMNEDLQNEKSATSDVKSVLPKFSEINLLHNDLGLPDDDKSVGNSVAK; from the exons ATGGAAGGATCGTTCCAGTTGAATCCAAACGCCAGTCCTTTCATACCTGGGTCGCTGGGTTCATTTGCACACAAGGCCCCAGAAAAACAAGGAG GGTCATCATCAAAGGGAGAGCCTTCTGGTAGCAGTTTTGATCCTTCGCAGCATGAGGAAAATGACATGGATGAAGTTGCTCTAGCCAATATGGTCTTTTCAATGTTCCCAAATGTCTCCGCAGATTTCATTGATGAGTTACTCAAGGCAAATGATTTTGACATAAATCTGACTGTTGATATGCTTCATGAGCTGAACTCACAAGATATGCTTCCTGATGATGCTGAGGCTATCAATGACCTTCCTGATGATGCTGAGGCTACCAATGACCTTCATAATGGCCAG GGCGTACCTGATGCTGATAAGGCTGTGGTGTCTAAGAGTAGCAGGAAGATGAATGAAGATCTGCAGAATGAGAAGTCAGCAACTTCTGATGTGAAATCTGTGCTGCCAAAGTTCTCAGAGATCAACTTGCTTCACAATGACCTG GGCCTGCCTGATGATGATAAGTCAGTGGGGAATTCTGTTGCAAAGTGA
- the LOC110430811 gene encoding uncharacterized protein LOC110430811 isoform X1 has product MQRSSPARTRGSPFPFLRRGGGQRRRRGKQIKASFVSGRIGLFLTRSGWNATGNNRTSYRLLEEEADESSSRGKKRWRGAAWSDHGAARGDCGAAPFPILVLLAELIIRSGDIESFKFIERAWKLIFTSAAKEKDGHYGDKRGSVRTLQFLEISAHLYLLDDLLCHFFLG; this is encoded by the exons ATGCAACGCTCTTCTCCTGCCAGGACGCGAGGGTCTCCATTTCCATTTCTGCGGCGGGGCggcgggcagcggcggcggcgagggaagCAAATTAAGGCCTCCTTCGTTTCTGGGCGGATTGGCCTATTCCTAACCCGTTCCGGGTGGAATGCAACTGGGAAT AACCGGACCTCCTACCGGCTCCTGGAAGAAGAGGCGGATGAGTCGAGCAGCAGAGGCAAGAAGAGGTGGCGCGGGGCAGCGTGGAGCGACCACGGAGCGGCGCGGGGCGACTGCGGGGCGGCGCCCTTCCCCATCCTCGTTCTTCTCGCCG AACTAATCATCAGGAGTGGTGATATCGAGAGTTTCAAGTTCATCGAGAGAGCTTGGAAGCTCATCTTTACTAGTGCTGCTAAAGAGAAGGATGGCCACTATGGAGACAAGAGAGGCTCAGTCAGAACGTTACAGTTCCTTGAGATTTCTGCTCATTTATACTTATTAGATGATCTCCTTTGTCATTTTTTTCTAGGGtga
- the LOC110430811 gene encoding uncharacterized protein LOC110430811 isoform X2: protein MQRSSPARTRGSPFPFLRRGGGQRRRRGKQIKASFVSGRIGLFLTRSGWNATGNNRTSYRLLEEEADESSSRGKKRWRGAAWSDHGAARGDCGAAPFPILVLLAGDSLN from the exons ATGCAACGCTCTTCTCCTGCCAGGACGCGAGGGTCTCCATTTCCATTTCTGCGGCGGGGCggcgggcagcggcggcggcgagggaagCAAATTAAGGCCTCCTTCGTTTCTGGGCGGATTGGCCTATTCCTAACCCGTTCCGGGTGGAATGCAACTGGGAAT AACCGGACCTCCTACCGGCTCCTGGAAGAAGAGGCGGATGAGTCGAGCAGCAGAGGCAAGAAGAGGTGGCGCGGGGCAGCGTGGAGCGACCACGGAGCGGCGCGGGGCGACTGCGGGGCGGCGCCCTTCCCCATCCTCGTTCTTCTCGCCGGTGATTCACTC AACTAA
- the LOC8065594 gene encoding uncharacterized protein LOC8065594, whose amino-acid sequence MSMSKLAVGVAGGWADLPRDLLESVLARLPVPDRVRFPAVCTAWQSAHTAAGIQHAALSPWLMLPFNPTARVDSVDDNDGSCAKLTVVRFLSLAEDRAYAIRQPAPAARERLCVGSSPDGWLVTADACSELSLLNPVTGAQLRLPPAATLPFVDARRGADGRVESYGLRFSFFDGGCGEEETLVPPETLAPDRLRFEVYEKAVVVSAPRRCGTSASSWGGYAVLLICQPLGRLAVARAGDAEWALLDADAPGRCWVDAVRASSSSARRDHQPVYTMDAAGRVDAWDTDAATAPRAVAPSCVCTARACAMSAACRKYLVELSPGCLLQVHRLREAAHARYAWEPRPEHVEYTTTGAELFEWTAAAGRWARADGRVVLGGRALFLGKSVSLCVPADDAGVRSDCVYFTDDGPWSHNRCHEVAPDVGVLDLTDGSYRPPRGAARDLLWKWPPPVWVFPSLAD is encoded by the coding sequence ATGTCGATGAGCAAGCTCGCCGTGGGCGTGGCCGGCGGGTGGGCCGACCTCCCGCGGGACCTCCTCGAGTCCGTGCTCGCCCGCCTCCCCGTGCCGGACCGCGTCCGCTTCCCTGCCGTCTGCACCGCCTGGCAGTCGGCCCACACCGCCGCGGGGATTCAGCACGCCGCGCTGTCCCCGTGGCTCATGCTCCCCTTCAACCCGACCGCGCGGGTTGACAGCGTCGACGACAACGACGGGAGCTGCGCCAAGCTCACGGTGGTGCGGTTCCTGAGCCTGGCGGAGGACCGGGCGTACGCGATCCGTCAGCCGGCGCCGGCCGCCCGTGAACGCCTCTGCGTCGGCTCGTCGCCGGACGGGTGGCTCGTCACCGCCGATGCCTGCTCGGAGCTGAGCCTTCTGAACCCGGTTACGGGCGCGCAGCTCCGCCTCCCGCCCGCCGCCACGCTCCCGTTCGTCGACGCACGCCGTGGCGCGGACGGCCGCGTCGAGAGCTACGGCCTGCGGTTCTCCTTCTTCGACGGCGGCTGCGGCGAGGAGGAGACGCTGGTACCGCCGGAGACGCTCGCGCCCGACAGGCTCCGGTTCGAGGTGTACGAGAAGGCTGTCGTCGTGTCGGCACCGCGGAGGTGTGGCACCTCGGCCTCCTCCTGGGGCGGGTACGCTGTGCTGCTCATCTGCCAGCCCCTGGGCCGCCTCGCCGTCGCGCGTGCCGGGGACGCGGAGTGGGCGCTGCTCGACGCCGACGCGCCCGGGCGGTGCTGGGTGGACGCGGTGCGCGCGTCGTCGTCCTCCGCCCGGCGTGACCATCAGCCAGTGTACACGATGGACGCCGCGGGCCGCGTCGACGCTTGGGACACGGACGCCGCCACGGCGCCCAGGGCGGTCGCGCCGTCGTGCGTCTGCACGGCCCGCGCGTGCGCCATGTCGGCGGCGTGCCGCAAGTACCTCGTGGAGCTCTCGCCGGGGTGCCTGCTGCAGGTGCACCGGCTCCGTGAGGCGGCGCACGCGCGGTACGCGTGGGAGCCCCGGCCGGAGCACGTGGAGTACACCACCACGGGCGCCGAGCTCTTCGAGTGgacggccgccgccggccgatGGGCGCGGGCGGACGGCCGCGTCGTCCTGGGAGGGCGCGCGCTGTTCCTCGGGAAGAGCGTGTCGCTGTGCGTCCCCGCGGACGACGCCGGGGTGAGGAGTGACTGCGTCTACTTCACCGACGACGGACCGTGGTCGCACAACCGATGCCACGAGGTGGCGCCGGACGTGGGCGTGCTGGACCTGACCGACGGGAGCTACCGGCCGCCGCGCGGCGCCGCCAGGGACCTGCTCTGGAAGTGGCCGCCACCGGTTTGGGTGTTCCCGTCACTCGCCGACTGA
- the LOC8065593 gene encoding uncharacterized protein LOC8065593, translated as MKTPAPPLRTGSKKGRAAAFCNLPMLLLIGAIQFLVIYSPAIDRYMVMVTKGKPGFPSLLLDGRRGFKLVEEESIPESRVRCDFADPRSDVCELEGAIRIRGSTSEVFVVAGAGADGLLAANVTGLAPGMNATSWTIQPYTRKGEVRVMRGITTLTVRVVSPGDAPPCTVRHDVPAVVYSNGGYCGNYYHDFNDNIIPLFVTTRHLGGEVQLLVAQKQAWWFHKYREIVDGLTNYDAVDLDGAGEVRCFRKATLGLRSLKDLSIDPRRAPRNLSMVDFKRFLMWRYALPREHAIRTDEEEAAGAGGGHRRPRLLLVTRRSRRRFVNVPEIVALAEEVGFDVTTSDLMSASAKNNNKAGAGVGDEGHSRMADASKLVNSFDVMVAVHGSGLTNLVFLPMNAVVVQVVPLGRMESLAMDEYGVPPRDMNMRYIQYNITAEESTLSEVYPRAHPVLLDPMPIHEQSWSLVNDVYLGKQDVRLDVRRFRPVLLKAIQLLR; from the exons ATGAagacgccggcgccgccgctgaGGACCGGGAGCAAGAAGGGCAGGGCCGCTGCCTTCTGCAACCTCCCGATGCTCCTCCTCATCGGCGCCATCCAGTTCCTCGTCATCTACTCCCCCGCCATCGATCGCTACATGGTCATGGTCACCAAAG gCAAGCCCGGGTTCCCGTCGCTGCTGCTGGACGGCAGGCGAGGCTTCAAGCTGGTGGAGGAGGAGTCCATCCCGGAGTCCCGGGTGCGGTGCGACTTCGCGGACCCGAGGTCGGACGTGTGCGAGCTGGAAGGCGCCATCCGCATCCGCGGGAGCACGTCGGAGGTCTtcgtcgtcgccggcgccggcgccgacggTCTGCTGGCGGCGAACGTGACGGGTCTGGCGCCCGGGATGAACGCGACGAGCTGGACGATCCAGCCGTACACGCGGAAAGGCGAGGTCCGCGTGATGCGTGGCATCACGACGCTGACGGTGCGCGTGGTGTCCCCCGGCGACGCGCCGCCCTGCACGGTGCGGCACGACGTCCCCGCCGTGGTGTACTCCAACGGCGGCTACTGCGGCAACTACTACCACGACTTCAACGACAACATCATCCCGCTGTTCGTGACGACGCGCCACCTGGGCGGCGAGGTGCAGCTGCTGGTGGCGCAGAAGCAGGCGTGGTGGTTCCACAAGTACCGGGAGATCGTGGACGGGCTCACCAACTACGACGCCGTGGACCTCGACGGCGCCGGCGAGGTGCGGTGCTTCCGTAAGGCCACGCTGGGGCTGCGTAGCCTCAAGGACCTCAGCATCGACCCGCGACGCGCGCCGCGGAACCTGTCCATGGTGGACTTCAAACGCTTCCTCATGTGGCGGTACGCGCTGCCGCGGGAGCACGCCATCCGgacggacgaggaggaggccgccgGGGCCGGGGGTGGGCACCGGAGGCCCCGGCTGCTGCTGGTGACCCGGCGGTCGCGGCGGCGGTTCGTGAACGTCCCGGAGATCGTGGCGCTGGCGGAGGAGGTCGGGTTCGACGTGACGACGTCGGACCTGATGTCGGCGTCGGCTAAGAACAACAACAAggccggcgccggcgtcggGGACGAAGGGCACTCGCGCATGGCGGACGCGTCGAAGCTGGTGAACTCGTTCGACGTGATGGTGGCGGTGCACGGGTCCGGGCTGACCAACCTGGTGTTCCTGCCGATGAACGCGGTGGTGGTGCAGGTGGTGCCGCTGGGGCGGATGGAGAGCCTCGCCATGGACGAGTACGGGGTGCCGCCGCGGGACATGAACATGCGGTACATCCAGTACAACATCACGGCGGAGGAGAGCACGCTGTCGGAGGTGTACCCGAGGGCGCACCCCGTGCTGCTGGACCCCATGCCCATCCACGAGCAGAGCTGGTCGCTCGTCAATGACGTCTACCTCGGGAAGCAGGACGTCAGGCTCGACGTCCGGCGGTTCAGGCCCGTCCTCCTCAAGGCCATCCAGCTGCTCCGGTGA